The following are encoded in a window of Phaseolus vulgaris cultivar G19833 chromosome 3, P. vulgaris v2.0, whole genome shotgun sequence genomic DNA:
- the LOC137808829 gene encoding uncharacterized protein, translated as MSQGGEQGGDREDNVNMPIQLQKEFEMLKKNNEEELSMLRAENAHMRRKLQEETVLNSSFETVQPGIQVNERIYNENSQTRRRWLENSGVCAGTSSRKHPFYDVIVDTSLPDNWKNLTIDKYDRSTDPDEHIAIYTTQISLYTWNDVVMCRVFPTTLKGVALSWFTRLPPLSIDCFDTLIEKFGAQFATSRPHHLTSIALVNIRQEKGESLRMFMERFGKVALGIRNLSPEVTMHHMITALKPGPFADSLCKKPTINLDELRQRASKFMQMEELREFRNQVRVDGGEKRVTEKEHPPVARRAREEFRSRKFQQYTPLNANRARVLQEAMATEIIPPLRKARTPERADHTKHCEYHKNHGHHTEECIGLKDRIEELIQAGQLKRFVQGGNVRIRLSPERGSRGGEMGQRRVERFERRDEKRVEKRSDRRDGRLERRSDRDHQNTQSVRRSRERSLGRPVRGFINTISGGFSGKESSSARKQHWRSIRTINHIFKRRTLPPMLFTDEDFQEIDPDHDDPTVITVEIAEYAVMKTLVDQGSSVDILFWDTFKRLHLREEDIVPFREQIIGFSGERVNTKGYIDLMTTFGRGNKTKKIKIRYLVVDATTSYNVLLGRSSLNKLGAIVSTPHLAMKFPTEKGEIATVYVNQKDARECYAAGLKMNLRANHDTERMVAMADLDPRINDERIEPKEETTAVVLG; from the coding sequence ATGAGTCAAGGAGGAGAACAAGGTGGAGATCGGGAAGACAATGTTAACATGCCAATccaattacaaaaagaattcgagatgttaaaaaagaataatgaagaagaattgAGTATGTTAAGAGCCGAAAACGCACACATGAGGAGAAAGTTACAAGAGGAAACGGTTTTGAATTCATCTTTCGAAACTGTCCAACCGGGGATACAAGTGAACGAGAGGATATATAATGAAAATTCTCAAACCAGAAGAAGATGGCTTGAAAACTCTGGGGTTTGTGCAGGAACATCTTCCAGAAAACATCCGTTTTATGATGTTATAGTCGATACTTCGTTGCCTGACAACTGGAAGAACTTAACCATTGACAAATATGATAGAAGTACGGATCCTGATGAGCATATTGCAATATATACTACTCAAAtcagcttgtatacatggaATGATGTTGTTATGTGTAGAGTATTTCCTACAACTCTGAAAGGGGTAGCATTGAGCTGGTTTACACGCCTCCCACCTTTGAGTATAGATTGTTTTGATACGTTGATAGAAAAGTTCGGTGCTCAATTTGCAACTAGTCGTCCCCATCATTTAACGTCAATCGCCTTAGTGAACATAAGACAAGAGAAAGGAGAGTCTTTAAGAATGTTCATGGAACGTTTTGGAAAGGTTGCTTTGGGAATCCGAAATCTTAGTCCAGAGGTCACCATGCATCATATGATAACGGCATTAAAACCGGGACCATTTGCCGATAGTCTTTGCAAGAAACCTACGATCAATCTGGATGAACTAAGGCAACGGGCatcaaaatttatgcaaatgGAAGAATTAAGGGAGTTTCGAAATCAAGTAAGGGTTGATGGAGGCGAGAAGAGGGTGACAGAAAAAGAACACCCGCCTGTTGCAAGAAGAGCCCGAGAAGAATTCAGAAGTCGAAAATTCCAACAATACACACCTTTGAATGCAAACAGAGCTAGAGTTTTACAAGAAGCTATGGCAACAGAAATAATACCACCACTACGAAAAGCACGAACACCAGAAAGAGCAGATCATACCAAGCATTGCGAGtatcataaaaatcatggcCATCATACAGAAGAATGCATCGGGTTGAAGGATAGAATAGAAGAATTAATTCAAGCTGGACAGTTGAAACGCTTCGTCCAAGGAGGAAATGTGAGAATAAGGTTAAGTCCTGAGAGAGGATCGAGAGGGGGAGAAATGGGCCAGAGAAGAGTtgaaagatttgaaagaagagatgaaaaaagAGTTGAAAAAAGAAGTGATAGAAGAGATGGAAGGCTAGAAAGAAGAAGTGATAGGGATCATCAAAACACTCAGTCAGTAAGGCGGAGTAGGGAACGAAGTCTGGGTAGGCCGGTCAGAGGATTTATAAACACAATTTCAGGAGGTTTTTCAGGAAAGGAATCCTCATCAGCAAGAAAACAACATTGGAGAAGCATCAGAACaattaatcatattttcaaaagaagaaccttgccaccaatgcttttcacagatgaagattttcaagagATTGATCCCGATCACGATGACCCTACGGTGATAACGGTAGAAATAGCCGAATATGCTGTTATGAAAACCTTAGTTGATCAGGGGAGTTCAGTTGATATCTTGTTTTGGGATACTTTCAAAAGATTACATTTAAGAGAAGAAGATATAGTACCTTTCCGAGAGCAGATCATTGGCTTTTCGGGAGAGAGAGTTAACACTAAGGGGTACATTGATTTGATGACCACGTTTGGAAGAGgcaataaaactaaaaaaatcaaaatcagatATTTGGTGGTGGATGCTACTACATCATATAATGTGTTATTAGGACGATCCTCTTTGAATAAACTGGGAGCAATAGTTTCAACACCGCATTTGGCTATGAAGTTCCCAACAGAAAAAGGTGAGATAGCAACGGTTTATGTCAATCAAAAGGATGCTCGGGAATGTTATGCAGCAGGCTTAAAGATGAATTTAAGAGCAAACCATGATACTGAAAGAATGGTGGCAATGGCCGACTTGGACCCAAGAATAAATGACGAAAGGATAGAGCCAAAAGAAGAGACCACAGCTGTGGTATTGGGTTAA